The genomic DNA AGTCGAACAACCAAATGAAAGGTCTTCGAGTGATCCTCTTCCCGGTTCCCTTACAAGGCCACATAAATCCACTCATTCAGCTTGCGGATATCTTATACTATTGGGGCTTCTTGATTTCCATAGTTCAGACGGACTTCAACTCCATCAATCCTTCCACTTACCCACACTCCGACTTCCATTCCATCCCACTCAGCCTGTCCGAGACTGACTCCGTCACTGGGGATGTCATTGCTTTCGTGCTGAAACTTAACAGCTGCTGCACAATTCCCTTCAGGGAATGTTTCTCAAGTATTCTTTCAGATCCTTCAAAGAGTCGGGTCGCCTGTCTGATAACAGATGCAGTCCTATACTTCACTCAAGCTGTTGCGGACGAGTTTAACATCCGAAGGTTGGCTCTGCGGACATCCAGCATCTGCTCTTTTCTTGCCTTTGCTGCCCTTCCGCTTCTCCGTGAAAAATGTTACATTCCTCTACAAGGTGAGTTTCATTTATCTGGTATTTTTCCCCTTTACTGGTAGGGTGTATTCCGACATCATCTGCTTCATTAGTTTCATTTACACTTGCCATGGTATCGCTAGCACATTATCGGGACCCTGTCCCTAGAAAAGTTGCAGTTCCTGCTCATAAATCATGATTTTCTGCGGGTACGTGTAAAACCTAGCTCATATGTACACAAGGCAGAGCCTTAAGCCATGCtactatttctttttctagtgATGGTCCACTTTGAAACTGCTTTTCCATATGCCAGGCATTTGCAGAATCTCAACTAGAAGAGCCCATTCCTGAGCTCGCACCATGCAAGATCAAGGACATCCACATGATCAAGACGGGAAACCCAGATGACATCTTCAGGTTCATAACCAGCATGGTCAGAGGAACCAAGGCCTCTTCAGGAGTTATCTGGAACACATTCGAAGACCTCGAACGGACCAAGCTAGCAGAGTTTTCCCAGGAATTCCAAGTTCCTGTTTTCCCAATAGTACCATTCCACAAGTACTGCCCTGCCTTCTCCAGTAGCTTACTAGAACCTGACGAAAGCTCGCTTTCGTGGCTTGACAAGCAAGCCACCAACTCCGTCATTTGCGTAAGCTTTGGTAGTCTTGCAGTGATTAATGAGAAGGAGTTCCGGGAGATAGGTTGGGGGCTTGTCAATAGCAAGCAGCCATTTCTGTGGGTGGTCCACCCTGGGCTGGTCCCAGGGGCACAACGGCTTGACCCGCTTCTTGAAGGATTCCTCCAGATGGCTGGGGAGAGGGGGCGTGTGGTCAAGTGGGCCCCGCAGCAGGCAGTCCTGGCCCACCGAGCCACGGGTGGGTTCTGGACGCATGGGGGGTGGAACTCGACACTGGAGAGCATCTGTGAGGGGCTTGCAATGATCTGCCAGCCGGTCTTCGGGGACCAGAGGGTGAACACGAGATACGTGAGCGACGTGTGGAGGGTTGGGATCCACTTGGAGAATCGTATCGAGAGGGGAGAGATCGAGAGGGCGATCAGGAGGCTGATGgcaggtgaagaaggggaggagATGAGAGGGAGGATCTGGAGTCTCAAGGAGAAGGGAGAGGCTTGTCTTCGACCCGGAGGAGTATCATACAAGTCCCTTGAAAGACTGGCTAGTTACATATCAGAAGTCTTGAGTAATTAATTGCTGAGTTCAAGTGCTGGTGGTGAAGTTCTGTTCGAGGTTTGATTAGATTATAGTGTTATTCCTGTTTGTCATAGAAATTGATATGCCGGTGTCGGCCGCTTATGCTGAAGTTACGAATGGAAGTGTCGAGAGTCGAACTTATGCATGTTCGTGTAGACACAATCATTTAATTCGAATGAAGCAATTAGGAATATAATGATGTAACAGGAACTGCGTGCCTTGAAGGTCGATGCATGCCGTGTAAACATCCTGATCCCAGGACAAATGAAAAGATCTTCAGTTTAGGCAGAGTGTTTGCGGGGTTAAGCTCCAAATGAGCGATCAAACAGAAACTAACAGATACAGAGGGCTGCTGCCTCGTAAATTAGCTCTAGCTTAAATTTAACACGTACTGTCCTTATTAAAGAATTTATTCATCAGCCAAATTGTGAGCAGATGGCGGCTGCATCTGCTCTGCTGATTCATGTTTAAATTATACTACATACCAAGATTGCTGGATGAACAAGAATTTCTAGTCTTATCAACTTATTCGATAAACGAAGGCATCAGTTTCCTATTAGGACATTGCAATCCAAATAATTCTTTGAATGTAGAAAAATTTCGGGATTCTTAACTCCCAATTTTACCGTGTAAACTCAAGATAATGACTACGACCAAACAGCATAATTCCCACTCTTTCAAGGAACTTATAGCTGCCACAGTTGAGACGAGGACAGCTTGAATGAGTTTTTACTGTTCGTGATTCTCGAGAGTATTTTCAGTTAGCTCTCTTTGGTTGTGCAATTAAGTTCAGGCAACCTTTTCGGCTGTCATGTTTTAACAATCTTCCTTTATGAGACGAAAACCTTCTATACTTATCGCCCCATTTGACAGTAAACTCGAGTTTTTCCTTCAGAGAGAGATGCACACTCCGCTAGATTCTCGTAATTCTGGATTCCTCCGGTAGAGACCCCAGTTCAAAGATGAAGTTTCTGATGGCTCGGGAGTTAAACTATGTTCCATATACATTGTTGACGCGATAACTAGGACAACATGTACTCTTGGGGCTTCTGGGTGTGTCATAGTCCAACTGACTTACCAGCCCTTCCGCCTATCCTACCTCCGGTTCCAATTGATGCTGCTCGCTCTGCCGGAAACTGACTTCCCCATGGAGGACATGATAGTTTTTGAGTGCTAGTTAGCTCCATGCGGGGACTGTTTTACGGTAATCCTTTCC from Punica granatum isolate Tunisia-2019 chromosome 2, ASM765513v2, whole genome shotgun sequence includes the following:
- the LOC116194818 gene encoding UDP-glycosyltransferase 76B1-like gives rise to the protein MQSYTSLKLLRTSLTSEGWLCGHPASALFLPLLPFRFSVKNVTFLYKAFAESQLEEPIPELAPCKIKDIHMIKTGNPDDIFRFITSMVRGTKASSGVIWNTFEDLERTKLAEFSQEFQVPVFPIVPFHKYCPAFSSSLLEPDESSLSWLDKQATNSVICVSFGSLAVINEKEFREIGWGLVNSKQPFLWVVHPGLVPGAQRLDPLLEGFLQMAGERGRVVKWAPQQAVLAHRATGGFWTHGGWNSTLESICEGLAMICQPVFGDQRVNTRYVSDVWRVGIHLENRIERGEIERAIRRLMAGEEGEEMRGRIWSLKEKGEACLRPGGVSYKSLERLASYISEVLSN